In Mycoplasma mobile 163K, the genomic stretch TTAGCATTACTCAAGCTGAAAAGATGTTTAAAGATGAAAACTATAAAACTTTTAAAGAAAGTGTTGCAACTAAAGTAAAAGAATTTCTTGAAGAAATTCAACTATCTTATAATACTTGAATTAATCAAGTAGAAATTGAAAGATATTATGGCGTTGAAAAAGCAAATGAAGTTGCAAAACAAACTATTTTAAAGCTTAAAAAGAAAATGGGACTTAAATAATGATTGCTGAACTAGAAATCATTTTCTATTCACAAAAAGGTGAAGGAGTAGGTTTTTATTTAAATAAACCTACTTATGTAAAAGGTGTCATTAAAGGCGAAAAAATTAAAGCTTTTATTTATTTAGAAAGTGCTTCATTTTTTAAAGCAAGATTAGTAGAGATATTAATTGAAAGTAAAAATCGAAATCATGATGTTCCTAAATTGCATTATTTAATTGGTGGTTATGAATTATTACATATGAATAATACTGAACAAATTAATTTTAAAAAAGAAAGAGTTATTAATGATTTTAAAAAAATTGCTAATTATGAAATTAGTAGCCTTGAATTAGTTCAAGGTAAAAAACTTTTACATTATCGCAATAAAATTACTTTACATTATGGGAGTCTTTATTTAGCTAATAGTAATCATAAAATTAAATTAGCTAAATCTTTACTTACAGATATTAATTTAAAAGCAAATAAAAAAGAAGCAGAGTGAATAATTCGAAAATTAGATACCCAAATTGAAGGAACAAAGCAAACTAAAATTTATACAACAGATAAAATGAATGGAATTACTTTTAGAGTTGGGCTAAATTCTTTTTATCAAGTAAATAAAGAAGTAGCTAATCTTATTTATAATCAAATTAGTGAATTTATTAATTTAAATGAAAATGTTTTAGATCTCTATTCCGGAATAGGAACAATTAGTCTTTTAATTGCTGCTAAAGCTAAAAGTGTTACTGGAGTTGAAAGAAATTTAGATTCAATTGAAGATGCTAATTTTAATAAAGAATTTAATAAAATTAAAAATGTTAATTTTATTCATCAAGATGTAATTAAATATTTAAAACAAAATAAAACTTATTTTGATACAGTTATTGTCGATCCTGCAAGAAGAGGATTAGAAGAAGATATTATTGAATTAATTTTAAAACTTAAACCACAAAAAATTATTTATCTCTCTTGTAATGTTGGAACTCAAGCATCTAATTTTAATAAATTTAAGCATGAATATCAAATTGAATTTATTAAATCTTATGATATGTTTCCACAAACATATCATATTGAGTCATTGATGGTGTTAAAAAAATTAAATAAACAGTAATAATTCGAATTATATTGATGTAAAATTTTGATATCAAATATAGATAGGACTAAAGTATTTTATGGACCAAATAAAAGCAAGAACAATTGAAATTTTTCTACCAACAGGAGATTCCAAAGAAGTTTCTCAAGCAATAATTACAAATGAATCTATTAAAATAATATATATTTCAAAATCGGAAATAGAAAATCAAAAAAAGAGAATTAGTAAAATTCAGGGGTGTTATATATTGGTAGGAAAAGATGATGATGGGAGTGATTTAGCTTATATTGGGCAAACTGAAGACTTTTTTCAAAGATTAAATTTACACAAAAAAGAAAAGGAGTTTTGAGATGGTGTATATGTAATTCAAAATTCTTCAGATTCTTTTGACCAAGCTCAC encodes the following:
- a CDS encoding class I SAM-dependent RNA methyltransferase, with protein sequence MIAELEIIFYSQKGEGVGFYLNKPTYVKGVIKGEKIKAFIYLESASFFKARLVEILIESKNRNHDVPKLHYLIGGYELLHMNNTEQINFKKERVINDFKKIANYEISSLELVQGKKLLHYRNKITLHYGSLYLANSNHKIKLAKSLLTDINLKANKKEAEWIIRKLDTQIEGTKQTKIYTTDKMNGITFRVGLNSFYQVNKEVANLIYNQISEFINLNENVLDLYSGIGTISLLIAAKAKSVTGVERNLDSIEDANFNKEFNKIKNVNFIHQDVIKYLKQNKTYFDTVIVDPARRGLEEDIIELILKLKPQKIIYLSCNVGTQASNFNKFKHEYQIEFIKSYDMFPQTYHIESLMVLKKLNKQ